The DNA window GATTGTGCTCACTATTTGATTAAGTAAAAACAAACCATCTTACCAAATGCTCAACaactttataagaaaaacattcCTCAACTAAACCATGTTTTCCTTTAACCAGGAAAGCAGTACTGGTGCATAGCTTGCCTAACCTATTATGATAAAGGTCGGGCAAGCTGTCATGCTTTCAACTTCCAGCCATGTTTTAAGTTCTGGGACCCCGGCGAACAACTTGCACCTGTATTACATTGCATAAATTGCCTTTTGAGCATATAAATGTAAAAACGCACTGGTCTCTTGGTACCAACTTATTCATCCTGCAGAACTCAGAGAATCCACTAGTAAGCACTGTATAGCCGCTGTCCCAGAGACTGGTTTGCACAGGCCATAACTTCCCACTCTCATCGCGAAGTTTTATCTCTTTAGGcaattcaatattattttctcGCAGGAATTTCTTAGGAATACGCTGCAGAAAGCAAGAACACAATAAGACATCTCATGCAgcggtaataaaaaaaaggtcaccaaacaagattaaattttaaatggcaAGACAATAACTAGGTCAAAAATAAAGGTATTAGAGAAGAATGTGCCATATAAGTCAGCGAAGACAATCTTACTAACAGCTGAGACAAAGTtttgggggaaaaaaaaagagagaaggagaaatTTCTCTGGAACAAGCAGTGACCATTTTTCAGAAGATTTCGGATCCTCTGCCAGCTAAGAGAGCAATATCTATTCAGATTTCTTGGATTTTGGCAGAGACAGTTTTTTGTCTTCAAGATGCATCCAGTTTTTACCTTTGCCGGATATCAAACTAGTGTTTCGTTTTCTGTTTTTATGGACTCCTTTTTCCCTAGTCCTTAAATTAAGTGTAAAAGGCAGGAAATCCAATTGGTTGAATTTTGAAATCCCCAGCAACAATTGCTGCTGTGCAATTGCTCCACGGATCTTAAAATGAGCAAACAACTCATGTTGAAACCCAAGTAAAGAGCAACCACATACAAGTTAACCAAATGCTAGTTGGATAATTAAAACCAGTAGAGTTGAGGGTTCGGTCCTGGCAGTTGCATCAATGAACTCCTAGAACAACTCATCACCTATGTAAAGATTTTAAAACTCTCTTGTCTTTCTAAAAGACAAACCTTATTTGACACAGACAAAGTACTTTCTAATTCAATATAGATGAACAATTTGAGCTATCATATTATATCAAATCAGGCACTAGGCCAAATTTGACTAAGAAACTGCAATGACTAATTTATGTTTCATTTAACATTGAAAGGCAGGCATCTAATTGACTCATAACTATAttaaaaacccataaaattCAGACATTAAATCAGAcaaattctaaataaacaaTGTGTCATAGTTATGCTTGGAACTTACAATTGCAATAGGGCTACACATATTTCCTTGCCCCtgctttgttaaaaaaaaagaatactgAAGGCTAAAGCTAAACAATAGTACAcgttttctctttgttttgtttttataattaagacCAAGCCATACAAACTTCCTAGTCATATGTTGTTTCTTGGGACCAATACACGCAAGTGAACCACAACAGACAACAGGGTACTTGTGATAGAATTTTCAACTTACTATTCCTTCAATTTCTATTTTAGAACCTCAAAGTAATTAGATATAGGCAAAATAACCACAGCTGTGCATCTAACAGTCATTCACAGAAAACAATTGGATTAAAATGAATtcctgagattttttttttactttctttaccAATCTTGCAAGATACAAGATAAGAAAACTCACTGCAAATCGAGTAATTTTAGTAATATTCATAACAAAGCGTGGAACTTCACGAGGAACAGATGATGGTGCTTTAGCCCCCTTGCATTCTCCAAGTTTTGCTATCTTAGTTTCACTTGATTTAGGTCCACTTTTTCCAAACAAACCTATTAACACAAAAAACTTACATTAATAAAGAGGCAAAATCATgtctacaaaaaataatttatcaaaaactaaCCCTGCGATCGAGTTATGCGAGGCTCAATGTTTGAATCTTTCTGCTTGCAACCAGTACTAGGCCTACTACCAATAAaatcttcttctgtttcttgcTCCTCCTTCACATGAATGCTAAGCTTATTCTCTAAACCTCTACCTTCTTTCTTCAATCCATTATTCTTCAATCCATTATTCTTCAATCCATTATTACCATACAATTCAACTTCGAATTCAGAACTCCCATCAtacttaaaaattaagaaatctcCATCAACTAAAGAATGATAACAAGCAAACTCTTTCCACCCATCTTTAATAACCCAGTCCCCTTCTCTTTTCACCAACCCTACTTGCCAAATCTTTGCATTCCCATCTTTAAGTGTAGCATTCTTCGGTAAAGCTTCATTCTTTCCATTAAATTGTATACCAAACGCAGGTGGTAAACTCTGCAAATATTGAGAAAgattcaattttgatcaatacccaattgagaaaacaaaaaacccagTTGAGAAGCATAGAGAAAGAGGGAAAGTACCAGTTGGCGGGAACTGAAATCTGAAAGGTAGACTTTGAAGAATTCGTTGGAAAAAGATACGTTTCTTTTAGGTTTCACCAttgtttccttcttcttcttcttcttttttccctagttgaaataaaaaaaacccctcgGCAGTAATTCATATCTACAGCATCACCATCCTCGCTAGAGTTTCTTCTAAAATTAAGGAGAaaagtatatatttaattaatttgttttctatttcctCAATAGAgttgattgtattttttttaatctctaaatTGCCCTTTTAAATTACTCTTTCCATTCTGTTTGTAgatggtaaaattataaaatattactaGAAAGGAAGGATATTGtagtgaaaaaacaattaattaaaccaaTCCAAGGGCtaagctatttttatttattattctgaTGAAAATTGTTGTCAATTAAAAAGTCatttaaacagtaaaaaaataatggtaattGTGATACCAATACAAttaagcttcttcttttttactgcAATTTCATTGTTCATAGATTTCcatgagaaaataatatttcatatctGGATTTGTCCAGCTACATGGAGAATACACTTTCATgctgaatttattatttaaataaataataataataattttaattgatatacataattttttaaaaaaataattacttaatATGACTAAATTTATCCATGTGAATTTACATAAAAGTTACAGTAAGGATATGTTTAAAAGTGTTTCTGATTCTTAgtgtttttagtttgaaaaaatattaaattaatacttttttaatatattttgataattttaaacttttgatatgctgatataaaaaattttaaaaataatctaaaaatattcattttaatatactttgaagtaaaaagctatttaaaaaaaaaaaaccatatctcATAAGTATTGGATCCACACACACCATAAGAGAAAGTCGAAggtaaaaatcttatttttataatatttgaaaaaatatattagaaaatcaattaataggTATCATAATCAATTTATGGTTATCTAttacaatttcatcaaaaatttcaaaaatatcaaaaagagtaatttgtttaattaatatttgtagtatgaattttacaatgtaatgtatatttttaatattaaattaaataaattaacaaaaataaaatgttagaaattaatTGTTGACTTTAACATTTAGgggtataaaattatattgtaaaGTATATCATcatgtattaaagatacaaaataaaaataaatgcaaaattaAAATGTGGACTTTAGAATAATCAGGTTTTAGCCtgaattataaatgtttttcaatttcaccctctataaatttataatctttcaaatttggttcttatttttttaattactattattttgtttaggatactctttttttcaaatttcattctcgggtttctttttatcaaagtttatcatcattttttttgttgctatttttttattttgcaagattttttattaatatttttttcataatttcatcattcaaaattaaattggttaagaattagacttttttattgaacttgagTCTAAGATTTCACAAGTTgcaagttttagagattagattAGGTCTAAAAAGTTTACTtgggtttgcttggtttttttttttaagctgatgttttcttattttttaatcttatttttagttttgctttattattttttgtgttttccttCTATTGGGTTAGCTCCGGGTTAACGATCAAGATCACTAATTTTTAAGGTTTACGCAGGTTcactttttttctgttttaaaattgatttatttcaatttcattcttcaaacttttttttctattttttttctatgaaattatctcaatcttataccTATGGTCATGAGGTTTTCAAGTTCATCCGATttaatatgaattgtttttaaattgttttttcaaaaaaaaaagtttcgccttattttttatcattttattttattttgttttattattttttatggtttgccTTATTTTAGGTTAGCCCcttacattttgtttttcaattttatctctatcattttttaatctataaatagtctattaaattacaaatgtttttcaattttatcatcctATGAATttataatctttcaaatttgatctttattcttttaattattattattatgtttaggataatttttattttatttttcaaatttcatcatcctgtggttttttcctattaaaatttatcctcattctttttgttgctatttttgttgcttttgcaagtctttttattaatattttttttcacgatttcatgattcaaaattaaattaattgagaatcaaactttttaattaaacccgGATCTAAAATTTCACAAATTGCGTGTTTTAGATATTAGATCAGGTCTAAAAGGTTCGCTcgagtttgcttggtttttttccctttattgctaatgtttttttttttagttttgatttattattttttgtgtttgccTTCTATTAGGTTAACTTTATGTTCACGATCAGGATCATTGATTTCAAAGGTTTACATggattcacttttttttctgttttaaaattaatttatttcaattttattcttcaaatttattttttctatgagattatttcaATGTTACATTCATGATAGTGAGGTTTTTGAATTCACCCgatttaatatctatttttttttaaattcaccttataaaattgagttatttgataataagaacaaattgagatttagttttttttatatatattttttttagtttaattttttaatgtattttttttacattctttaaattattaattgaattagTAATTcgagatttgaattttttttatttgaataatgtttttaatattgaaattattttttaccttgCTCGCGACGGAACGATAGCAACAAATCAAGTATTTTATAAATGACCTAAGAGTATGGGCCTGgtctatattttgttttcctataCAGACAGTTCCAGTCCATTAAAAGTGGCTAGCTAGGGTTTTATTAGCTCCAAAGATCTCTCCAAGACATTTTGCACACTCTCTAGCCGTTACCTTCTCTTCTCCAAGTTCCTCCATTTTTGTTCTTTGGTGGGTTTTCTTTCGATTCAACAGCTTAGATTTGAGTTCAAGCATgggttctttcttcttcttttttagctttaatgttttttttttcctgttgaatTTGCAGGACAAAACTCTGAAGAGGGTTGCTTTAAGAGGTTTCAATCATGAGGTATGCCTCAAAATcttagttgttttcttttcatgtcattttgaaggtttcttgattttttcatgttttggaaGTAATTTCAttatcactgttttgttttcatggatTGCAAGGAAATATGATGTGGGGTTATGGGTTCTtggtttttgaagaattttagtATAATTTGAAAGGTTCTTTTGTTcatctatatattaaaatggGAAATTTGTTTGGTTAGTTTTATAtaattgctttgtttttatataataaactgaagttttgataattttctgccTGAACTTGTTCCCGATTGCTTTTACTTGACTGATTTCTCGGTTATGAAGCGTaaactagattttaaaaaaaatcacttgaaaCATCATTGGTTGAGCCAGGGAGTGATTGGTGTTACATTTCATGATATGAATGTTGTATATTTTGCTACTGCAGTAAGCTTGCAGGGGATACAATTCGCGAAGCTGTTACAACTATAAAAAATGGTGTGAATGAGAAGCCCCGCAAGTTCGTCCAGACCATCGAACTACAGATTGGATTGAAAAACTATGACCCCCAGAAGGACAAGAGGTTCAGCGGCTCTGTTAAGTTGCCGCACATACCGCGTCCCAAAATGAAGGTCTGCATGCTTGGAGATGCTCAGCATGTGGAGGAGGTAATTGTTCATTCCATTCATAATTATACATGGATTACAAGAAGTTCTTTAATCATTGATGAGGTTTCAGTTTTGGTTTCTATTTAATGTTCTCTGTTTTTGCTGCCAAAATAGCATATTTGACTTGTTCGTTTTCAAATCATGTTCCTATACTACGATAATCAGATGATTGTAGTTATGTCTTGTGCCTGCGAGATTTATTACTGGGGCCATTAAATGCTTTCTACAAACTTTGAGTCTGAATTTTTTTCACTTGTAATGGAATTTTTAATAGGATTAactgtttaatttatatttgcaGGCAACTTCTATAGGTTTGCAATGGATGGATGTTGAAGCATTGAAGAAGctgaacaagaacaagaaattgGTTAAGAAGCTTTCCAAGCAGTACCATGCCTTTTTGGCATCAGAGTCTGTCATCAAGCAGATTCCTCGACTTTTAGGCCCTGGTCTCAACAAGGCAGGCAAGTTTATTAAGAGTATTCACCGTCTTTTGGATATGGTAGTTTCTCATGGTTTCTGCCGATTTGTATGTGAGTGCAGGAAAGTTTCCTACCCTCGTGACTCACCAAGAGTCACTGGAGTCTAAAGTTAATGAGATCAAGGCAACGGTGAAGTTTCAATTAAAGAAAGTCCTTTGCATGGGTGTTGCTGTTGGTAACTGCGACATGGAGGATAAGCAGAT is part of the Populus trichocarpa isolate Nisqually-1 chromosome 7, P.trichocarpa_v4.1, whole genome shotgun sequence genome and encodes:
- the LOC7473116 gene encoding 60S ribosomal protein L10a-2 → MSKLAGDTIREAVTTIKNGVNEKPRKFVQTIELQIGLKNYDPQKDKRFSGSVKLPHIPRPKMKVCMLGDAQHVEEATSIGLQWMDVEALKKLNKNKKLVKKLSKQYHAFLASESVIKQIPRLLGPGLNKAGKFPTLVTHQESLESKVNEIKATVKFQLKKVLCMGVAVGNCDMEDKQIFQNVQMSVNFLVSLLKKNWQNVKSLHLKSTMGTPVRLY
- the LOC18101201 gene encoding putative B3 domain-containing protein At5g66980: MVKPKRNVSFSNEFFKVYLSDFSSRQLSLPPAFGIQFNGKNEALPKNATLKDGNAKIWQVGLVKREGDWVIKDGWKEFACYHSLVDGDFLIFKYDGSSEFEVELYGNNGLKNNGLKNNGLKKEGRGLENKLSIHVKEEQETEEDFIGSRPSTGCKQKDSNIEPRITRSQGLFGKSGPKSSETKIAKLGECKGAKAPSSVPREVPRFVMNITKITRFARIPKKFLRENNIELPKEIKLRDESGKLWPVQTSLWDSGYTVLTSGFSEFCRMNKLVPRDQCVFTFICSKGNLCNVIQVQVVRRGPRT